TAGTGTTACGCAAAGAGTACACttcgaaataaaatgaaaaagtttttgaatttttaattaatttacggaGTTAAATAATACGATAAATAACTTCATTCAGctgaatataacattaaaatatgtcTCAAACTTTTTAGCCAAACAGAAGTTGGTGACAATTAAATTagttaagttatattttaataaattactgtatgtgaataatataaataaaaaaacgacgtGTAATTAGTCATAGTGATATATTTTTACGcgtagatttttcttttacaaaaaaacagtgAACATTTGAAGAGAAGACAGTTATATCACAGATCACTGGTAACACTCACACAAGTTAAGGTTTTTGACagaaaaacaaaccaaataaaGTCCATGCATGTGCGActcttttatttgtaaaagatatTGATCAATATGAATTTACTACCAAAAAGCCACAAAGAATTTAGCGAGAAGGATTATTGGAATAAATTCTTCAAGAAACGTGGGAACCAAGCCTTCGAATGGtaggttataatttaaaattgtagtttGCAAAACAAATGTGTTTTGCGCTTTAATTTTTCGATTTTACTGCTTCAAAAAGGTTAATGCATTgtggaatataaattttacaggTATGGAGAATATTTAGAACTGTGCGGACAGCTGCATAAGTACATAAAACCGAGAGATGTCATATTAATACCGGGTTGCGGTAACTCGGGACTGAGTGCCGACCTATACGATGTCGGCTATGAACACATCACTAACATTGATGTTTCAGAAGTAGTTATCAAGCAAATGAAAGCCATAAATTCTCATAGAACAGGAATGAAGTTTCTCTGTATGGACGCTTTGAACACAACATTTTCCGACGATGAATTTAATGTAGTTCTCGACAAGGGTACATTAGATGCTCTAATGCCGGATGACTCCGAGGAAACGGTAAAGTCCATAGACAAATACTTTCACGAGATCAAAAGAGTTTTGAAGCTTGGAGGTCGGTTTGTGTGTATAACTTTGCTACAAAGCCATATACTTAGCAAGTTGTTGGAAACTTTTTGCGATAACTCGTGGATGTTCCGCGTGGTGAGATGTCACGAGGCTGAGGAGAAGAATGCGGAGAATGCTGACGGTCCAACTCTGCCAGTGTTTGTTGTTGTCGCCACCAAGTTCAGAGCAATGCCACAACAGGTAAGTTACATTGATACAAGTTGTATggtataattaactttttaaactgtCTTCAAATGTTTGATATTACTGTCCATAATCCTCAGTCCTACTGGGCATGGAAAATCTTTTGCATAGAAATATCATTAACTTGCCAACTGACTACAGAGTTCTATTAGGTTCAATTAATTGATACTTCCAGTCTTTAGAAAATCATTGTTAATTTTACTGCActcatagtaaaaaaaaaaactatgtatattTTCAGATTCTTGAAGTATGTATGGCTGGAGACAAGATGATAAGGCTACAGACAGCAGATGAGGTGAAGAGCTATGTCAAGTCTGCCCAAGATACCGCATTTGTCACCAATGGACTTGCCAAGACCAGTCTCGATGAAGATGAAGTAAGTACTTATCCCTGAATCAAATTGTTATTATTCTTTCATACATTGTGTTTAGACTAATCACAGCAATATTTTCTGTGTgaattaagttattgttataagTTTTCCAAAAATGCTTTTTGGAAGTTGTGTACATTTATAGTGAAAAGTTATtccttattatttcttttaccATCTAAACCAAAATGGTTAATATGCTTTTTGAACTtctcaaaaattattttaaaatttggctatttgcaaatatttgtaatttaaaaataacatacttcATCTCAGGTATCCTTGGATCTAATGCAACCGGGCGATGACAACCCACGGTACACATTATATGTGGTTGACCAGAAGCGGTCACAGGCTATCAACAAATATGCAGTATTCATTGTCCCGCAAGGCAGGTCAGTTATAGAAATAGATACTGgtcttaatttatattcattcttagtgctaaaataaatacaaataatacctTCACAATGTTCAAATCCCAGCCTGAACAGTCTGAACCTGAGACTACTGGCTAAATGCGCCATTCAGTTTTTCTTAATAAGCCAACCAAGAGTTTAAATTGGTTTATTCAATCATGACTCGTCTTGTGGCGCTTATCTGCTATCTGAGTGCTTCATCAGTAATTAGGAAAATGTTCAACAGGAAAAGTAAATGAGTGAATAGTAAATTATCTTGAGTTCTTCTACATTTCATCTCACCAAATAatacggtaaaaaaaaaatagttccacTTTATCCAAAGAAAAGCTATATTTCATCTTACCAAAGGATAAAAGTCGGAAAAAGCAAATGGAATCTCCATATTAGATATACCTAGTggtattttcaataataaattacggaaaaaaatctaacttaGGCAAATGGACCATGATCCCGaagattaatttgattattttaaaactgttaactCTCGCATAATCAGATaacactattaaaaatattttctacctCGGTATGTGTTTACCTCAGTAACATGTTCTCGGCGTGaatataaaactgtaaaaacatAGGTAGTGCAATATAGTAGTGTCAAAAAATAGCGGCAATGCGTAAACAGCGCCCACGTAGCAACATTTATCGAGAAAGAGGATCTTTATATACATACAGGTTAATTGTTTGTCCGTGAATAtggatttttaaaagtaatttcacaTTTTAATCTTCGTCGGATGACATACGTACCGACCGACCGTTGGATCGTAAGTTCAAAATCCTGCCTATCCTACTCATTTTGCAAGTGGCGTAGGTTCAAATCCCGCTACACTAACATTTTGatacaattgaaatattaaagtttaccATAAAATTTGACTTAAGTCATCATCAttgacctagccttttcccaactatgttgggtcggcttccagtctaaccggtttcagctgagtaccagtgttttacgaggagcgactgcctatctgacttcctcaaccccagttatctgggcaacacgatagataccccttggttagactggttgtcagacttttcaagcttctgactacctgtaacgactgtcaaagatgtaggattaacagccgggacccacaatttaatgtgccttccggaacacagaggaactcgttatgacaaagatggtcacccatctacggaccaaccgcgtcaagcgtagcttaacctgtgatcgattcacttctgcggttatagcttagccacgagctcctcctcctAAAATTAgacttaattgtattaaataaatactcgaGGAAGAAAATACGGTTAGTAAGTTACGGCTAGCTCtatgattttcaattttgtttatattgtactAACAGCAATCGATCAAAAAGTgctcgaaaataaaataagatttcctgtcgtattttgtttaatcCGATCTTTGAAGTTTGTTCTTAAAATGAAAGTCTTAACCTTGTACATATTTACTCAAAGGAAACTGTTCTTTTAATATTCGTTGAGCGAATCCAGGGGCTTAAACTAGTATGAAGCAGCATTTATGAAGGTGCGCCTGGACGCACGTATCCACTTCTCAATATTGGAGTCACTGGACGAACGAGCGTGAAAATAGTGCATTCATAAAACCgatatagaaatattttcaagtcaGTCTGAAAGTTtctgtgtttaaaattatagttgCACTTCAAAAGGATATTGACAGCTGAATTTAATTGGGTAGGTATAAAAtgccttatttatattttcactgtgactctatttaaataaatgtgggtttaacaaaatttactttactttaatcagttttttttttattttcatgtaagTTTTTAGAAGAGTAACTTGTATAACTTcgaaatgaagtttttataagaataaaaaaaatttaaggtaaggaaaaatatttataaactaagtCTAAGTTTATTTAGCTATTTGAGCTTAAAGACTaacattgataataattattattttctgttaagGTGAGCATAAACTGTGATATATTTCACACGACGATATCGCTCACACGACACCTCTCTTCTCTCTCTTAGCAAAtctaatcaatttattaaaccTAGGTATTTAGCTCAGATCGGTGTTGAACCGTCCTTCAAATAAATCTGGAAGGATTTATGACATGTCGTAACGAGCAGTAACGACAGATATATTTCATATTCGCGCTCCGGAATCTATTTGTGGGTGTGTATGAGTGATGGCAACACCGTGTCATTATTTTTGCACTTgcaagtattattattaaaatatgttatgagAACTGTGATTTGCAGTTTAATTTGGTTTTCTCGACAATATTGAGCTCTCTACTCTCTAgataaatttaagttaaaaataatttttagtttttatcgaGCTTGGAAAGAATGTGGTTCTACATGCTTGATTTCAGTCGCTGCAAGTTATACAGTATTACCCCCTAAGTTGCAAAAATTATGTACCCCGCCCGACGCAAAAAAGTATAAGTCTagcgtgtctgtctgtctgcggCATCATGGGTCCCGAACGGATCCAACGTTTTCAATTTAGTTATTCTGTATTGAAGTTGAGTGTTtctaagacatgtttgataaaaatcagacgagccatttaaaagttgtgaaaTTTTTAACAGTCCTTTTTTCAATGACCTTCATGTAATTTAATAGCGTGACATCAGTGTATAAATTTCAAGAAGTGAGTCGACACAAGTTCTTtctaacgtattttttttagtgttcagatcagggaccggccggatactcattgaaagggttttttgaaggggtttttttaagcgcttcaagaaaaaaccctttgacatatgttacaccttcgaacggattactggaaccctgttctgaacaggttaccctttcactaccctgtaacactgtaacagggtaacccactccaacctaagacagtgtaatatgcactctttatcatagacattagtttgaaaatagtataacca
The Trichoplusia ni isolate ovarian cell line Hi5 chromosome 15 unlocalized genomic scaffold, tn1 tig00003396_group14, whole genome shotgun sequence DNA segment above includes these coding regions:
- the LOC113506453 gene encoding methyltransferase-like protein 13 — its product is MNLLPKSHKEFSEKDYWNKFFKKRGNQAFEWYGEYLELCGQLHKYIKPRDVILIPGCGNSGLSADLYDVGYEHITNIDVSEVVIKQMKAINSHRTGMKFLCMDALNTTFSDDEFNVVLDKGTLDALMPDDSEETVKSIDKYFHEIKRVLKLGGRFVCITLLQSHILSKLLETFCDNSWMFRVVRCHEAEEKNAENADGPTLPVFVVVATKFRAMPQQILEVCMAGDKMIRLQTADEVKSYVKSAQDTAFVTNGLAKTSLDEDEVSLDLMQPGDDNPRYTLYVVDQKRSQAINKYAVFIVPQGRSVIEIDTGLNLYSFLVLK